Proteins from one Stenotrophomonas aracearum genomic window:
- the glnE gene encoding bifunctional [glutamate--ammonia ligase]-adenylyl-L-tyrosine phosphorylase/[glutamate--ammonia-ligase] adenylyltransferase: MPIPADAVPAALVPLVDRALARLALSLNDSGSWPPPEPVLAQLRLLAITSDFAIDTLCRQPALLSHLTQNDCPPLPLPELDPQQPADWPVRLRRYRTACSTRLIWRDLAGLDDVPATLAGATRLAEECLALALAALEQEFATRHGVVRAADGSAQQLVVFGLGKLGGGELNFSSDVDLVYAYPQGGESDGPRPLAAEEYFARLGQRLARLLDETTVDGFSHRVDLRLRPFGSAGRVALSFAGMDQYFQREGRDWERYAWLKARAVAGDIAAGEAWLQTLRPFVYRRYLDFTALDGLREMKAAITAEVSRRDMFDDIKRGPGGIREIEFLSQALQLIRGGREASLRERRLLHALPALVACGQMAPQDGEDLLHAYGFLRRLENRLQMLRDAQTHALPTDPTDRLRIACGLGYADWDALVAALDVQRDRVSTEFGALLAPRAGQAAPDALANYWRGLPDGGSAEVLAEAGFHDPAGADQSLRDFAQSLGVKSLSDGARARLDRVLPALLHAATRSPQPDAALKRVLGLLQAVLRRTSYLALLDEQPSALARLVDVLARSALLAERIAAYPLLLDELLDVRVSGPMPDAETMQAECDAALAVDDPEAALRILNETRLALSFRMALAALDGRQRAVDSTRELAQLAQGVVVTALAMADADMRRAHGEVPGGRFAIIGYGSLGGLELGFGSDLDLVFLHDHPADQDSSNGARPLDPGRWYARLAQKVMALLGAVTAAGRLYDIDVRLRPDGGKGSLVSSLASYTEYQRERAWTWEHQALVRARGIAGDASLLSDFEQIRATTLARPRERDVLYADVVKMRGRMRTELDRSDAARWDLKQGAGGIVDLEFLLQTGVLDSAGSNPQVLEPRDTPSLIDALAAIAWLPGGTSEALHEAHAALLDVGLACTLDRRPRLAVPTPALEEAQRVITAACEAAELPFGPAPAQ; encoded by the coding sequence ATGCCGATCCCCGCCGATGCCGTCCCCGCCGCCCTCGTCCCCCTGGTCGACCGCGCGCTCGCCCGCCTTGCGCTCAGCCTGAACGACTCAGGTTCCTGGCCGCCACCGGAACCCGTGCTGGCCCAGCTCCGGCTGCTGGCCATCACCAGCGACTTCGCCATCGACACCCTGTGCCGGCAACCGGCACTTCTGTCGCATCTGACCCAAAACGACTGCCCGCCGCTGCCGCTCCCGGAACTGGATCCCCAGCAACCCGCTGACTGGCCGGTGCGCCTGCGCCGTTACCGCACCGCCTGCTCAACGCGCCTGATCTGGCGCGACCTGGCCGGCTTGGACGACGTCCCCGCCACCTTGGCCGGCGCCACCCGCCTGGCCGAGGAATGCCTCGCTCTGGCCCTGGCCGCGCTCGAGCAGGAATTCGCCACCCGCCATGGCGTGGTCCGCGCCGCCGACGGCAGCGCCCAGCAGCTGGTGGTGTTCGGCCTCGGCAAGCTCGGCGGGGGCGAACTCAACTTCAGCTCCGACGTCGACCTGGTCTACGCCTACCCCCAAGGCGGCGAATCCGACGGCCCGCGCCCGCTCGCCGCCGAGGAATACTTCGCCCGCCTCGGCCAGCGCCTGGCCCGCCTGCTCGACGAAACCACCGTGGACGGCTTCAGCCACCGCGTCGACCTGCGCCTGCGCCCGTTCGGCAGCGCCGGCCGCGTTGCGCTCTCGTTCGCCGGCATGGACCAGTACTTCCAGCGCGAAGGCCGCGACTGGGAACGCTACGCGTGGCTCAAGGCGCGCGCCGTGGCCGGCGACATCGCCGCCGGCGAAGCCTGGCTGCAGACCCTGCGCCCGTTCGTGTACCGCCGCTACCTCGACTTCACCGCACTCGACGGCCTGCGCGAAATGAAAGCGGCCATCACCGCCGAAGTCTCGCGCCGCGACATGTTCGACGACATCAAGCGCGGCCCCGGCGGCATCCGCGAAATCGAATTCCTTTCCCAGGCCCTGCAGCTCATCCGCGGCGGCCGCGAAGCCAGCCTGCGCGAGCGCCGCCTGCTGCACGCATTGCCCGCACTGGTGGCCTGCGGCCAGATGGCCCCGCAGGACGGCGAGGATCTGTTGCACGCCTACGGCTTCCTGCGCCGGCTGGAAAACCGCCTGCAGATGCTGCGCGATGCCCAGACCCACGCGCTGCCCACCGACCCCACCGACCGCCTGCGCATCGCCTGTGGCCTCGGCTACGCCGACTGGGACGCATTGGTCGCTGCGCTCGACGTACAGCGCGACCGCGTCAGCACCGAGTTCGGCGCACTGCTCGCCCCGCGCGCCGGCCAGGCCGCGCCGGACGCACTGGCCAACTACTGGCGCGGCCTGCCCGACGGCGGCAGCGCCGAGGTGCTCGCCGAAGCCGGCTTTCACGACCCCGCCGGCGCCGACCAGTCCCTGCGCGACTTCGCCCAGTCGCTCGGCGTGAAGTCGCTCTCCGACGGCGCCCGCGCGCGGCTGGACCGCGTGCTGCCCGCGCTGCTGCACGCCGCCACCCGCTCCCCGCAGCCCGACGCCGCGCTCAAGCGCGTACTCGGCCTGCTGCAAGCAGTCCTGCGCCGCACCAGTTACCTCGCCCTGCTCGACGAACAGCCCAGCGCGCTGGCCCGGCTGGTCGACGTGCTCGCCCGCAGCGCGCTGCTGGCCGAGCGCATCGCCGCCTACCCGCTGCTGCTGGACGAACTGCTCGACGTCCGCGTCTCCGGCCCGATGCCCGACGCCGAGACCATGCAGGCCGAGTGCGATGCCGCGCTGGCGGTGGACGATCCCGAAGCTGCCCTGCGCATCCTCAACGAAACTCGCCTCGCACTCAGCTTCCGCATGGCTTTGGCCGCGCTGGACGGCCGCCAGCGCGCCGTGGACAGCACCCGCGAACTGGCCCAGCTTGCGCAGGGGGTGGTGGTCACCGCATTGGCCATGGCCGACGCTGACATGCGCCGCGCGCATGGCGAAGTACCGGGCGGGCGGTTCGCCATCATCGGCTACGGCAGTTTGGGTGGTCTCGAACTGGGCTTTGGTTCCGACCTCGACCTCGTGTTCCTGCACGACCACCCGGCCGACCAGGACAGCAGCAACGGCGCGCGCCCGCTCGACCCCGGTCGCTGGTACGCGCGGCTGGCGCAGAAGGTGATGGCACTGCTCGGCGCCGTCACCGCTGCCGGTCGCCTGTACGACATCGACGTGCGTCTGCGCCCGGACGGCGGCAAGGGCTCGCTGGTGTCTTCGCTGGCCAGCTACACCGAATACCAGCGCGAGCGCGCCTGGACCTGGGAACATCAGGCACTGGTACGCGCACGCGGCATCGCCGGCGACGCCAGCCTGCTCAGCGACTTCGAACAGATCCGCGCCACCACGTTGGCGCGTCCGCGCGAGCGCGACGTGCTGTACGCAGACGTGGTGAAGATGCGCGGCCGCATGCGCACCGAACTGGACCGCAGCGACGCCGCGCGCTGGGACCTGAAGCAGGGCGCAGGCGGCATTGTCGATCTTGAATTCCTGCTGCAGACCGGCGTGCTCGACAGCGCCGGCAGCAACCCGCAGGTGCTGGAACCGCGCGACACGCCCAGCCTGATCGACGCGCTGGCAGCGATAGCCTGGTTGCCCGGCGGCACAAGCGAGGCCTTGCATGAAGCGCATGCCGCGCTGCTGGATGTAGGTTTGGCCTGCACGCTGGATCGAAGGCCGAGGTTGGCGGTCCCCACGCCGGCGTTGGAAGAAGCGCAGCGGGTGATTACAGCCGCGTGCGAAGCAGCGGAATTGCCGTTCGGACCAGCACCGGCGCAATGA
- a CDS encoding queuosine precursor transporter, with amino-acid sequence MTARPAIVFAPLTARSLLLAVLAMGAVVLGSNVLVQYPINDWLTWGAFSYPVAFLVSNLINRRFGPAAARRVAWAGFALAVVLSFWIATPRIAVASCLAFIAAQLLDITVFDRLRRGHWWRAPMVATTCSATLDTTIFWSIAFAGSSLPWVSWAAGDLAVKLAIGVFLLAPFRALLWKMAPRVA; translated from the coding sequence ATGACCGCGCGCCCTGCAATCGTGTTCGCCCCGTTGACCGCCCGCTCGCTGCTGCTGGCGGTGCTGGCCATGGGCGCGGTGGTGCTGGGGTCGAACGTGCTGGTGCAGTACCCGATCAACGACTGGCTGACCTGGGGCGCCTTCAGCTACCCGGTGGCGTTCCTGGTGAGCAACCTGATCAACCGCCGGTTTGGGCCGGCTGCGGCGCGGCGGGTGGCGTGGGCGGGGTTTGCGCTGGCGGTGGTGCTGAGTTTCTGGATCGCCACGCCGCGCATTGCGGTGGCGTCGTGCCTGGCGTTCATTGCCGCGCAGCTGCTGGATATCACCGTGTTCGACCGGCTGCGCCGTGGGCATTGGTGGCGGGCGCCGATGGTGGCGACGACGTGTAGTGCGACGTTGGATACGACCATTTTCTGGAGCATCGCGTTTGCCGGGTCCAGTCTGCCGTGGGTGAGTTGGGCCGCGGGCGATCTGGCGGTGAAGCTGGCGATCGGCGTGTTCCTGCTGGCGCCGTTCCGCGCGTTGTTGTGGAAGATGGCGCCGCGGGTGGCGTGA
- a CDS encoding DUF2145 domain-containing protein has translation MDVPRPASPRLSAALLFTALLLAAPAAHAQSQHECVERHPTPASLAAMFDVALRADEALEALDDVDVVILARGGQDLSKYGLRHSHLAFAVREDDGSWRTVHLLNHCKSPQSTLFREGLSNFIGETGSHTDLRVGVPTPAVRAALKTMLTAPGIQAKALHEPRYSVVAYPFSDEYQNSNQWVLEVLAAAIAQSRDGTLLVRRAQVQTWLKEQMYEPSSLHIGVGKRLGARFFAANAATTDHPASERISGNYSVVTVESVFDFLQKRKVLAQELSVAHVPVAGMSAPKPQ, from the coding sequence ATGGATGTGCCCCGCCCCGCTTCACCCCGCCTGTCCGCCGCGCTGCTGTTCACCGCGTTGTTGCTGGCCGCCCCCGCCGCCCACGCCCAGTCCCAACACGAATGCGTGGAGCGCCACCCTACCCCGGCCTCCCTGGCGGCCATGTTCGACGTCGCGCTTCGCGCCGATGAGGCGCTGGAAGCGCTCGACGACGTAGACGTGGTGATCCTCGCGCGCGGCGGGCAGGACCTCAGCAAGTACGGCCTGCGCCACAGCCACCTGGCCTTCGCGGTGCGCGAAGACGATGGCAGCTGGCGCACGGTGCACCTGCTCAACCACTGCAAGTCGCCACAGTCCACGCTGTTCCGCGAAGGGTTGAGCAACTTCATCGGCGAAACCGGGTCGCATACCGACCTGCGTGTGGGCGTGCCCACGCCTGCAGTGCGCGCGGCGTTGAAGACCATGCTCACTGCGCCGGGCATCCAGGCCAAGGCGCTGCACGAGCCGCGCTACAGCGTGGTGGCCTACCCGTTCAGCGACGAGTACCAGAACTCCAACCAGTGGGTGCTGGAGGTGCTGGCTGCTGCGATTGCGCAGTCGCGCGACGGCACGCTGCTGGTGCGCCGTGCGCAGGTGCAGACGTGGTTGAAGGAACAGATGTACGAACCGAGCTCGCTGCACATCGGCGTGGGCAAGCGGCTGGGTGCGCGCTTCTTTGCGGCCAATGCCGCCACCACCGACCATCCCGCAAGTGAGCGGATTTCCGGGAATTATTCGGTAGTGACGGTGGAATCGGTGTTCGACTTCCTGCAGAAGCGTAAGGTGCTGGCGCAGGAACTGAGCGTGGCGCATGTGCCGGTGGCAGGGATGTCGGCACCTAAGCCGCAGTGA
- a CDS encoding mitochondrial fission ELM1 family protein, translating to MPHVKRWSPPWTITDGRAGNVRQAVALATALKLGAHRPLVLEPRAPWKWVAPRWLPGMAGGYGEAFATLAAQPPELAVGCGRQAAGALRELRRRGSKVVQILDPRLGTRHWDLLVVPEHDRLRGSNVLTLLGSLNPVDDDWLSLGRAAFASFGELQGPRTALLVGGPTPHAPWHEPDMVKVFQQVAAQLRAEGGSLLATTSRRTPPALVGALRSAFADVPGVIWGDGGDGVNPYAGLLGWADRVVVSPDSVNLLSEACGTRLPVAVALEKQAQGRMVTFQQALHARGRLQSRWLDWATPGAIEPLRETTRVAAQVKAALGIPA from the coding sequence ATGCCACACGTGAAACGATGGAGTCCGCCCTGGACGATCACTGACGGCCGTGCCGGCAATGTGCGGCAGGCGGTGGCGCTGGCCACGGCACTGAAGCTGGGGGCCCACCGGCCGCTGGTGCTGGAGCCGCGCGCGCCGTGGAAATGGGTGGCGCCGCGCTGGTTGCCGGGGATGGCCGGTGGCTATGGCGAGGCATTTGCAACATTGGCTGCGCAACCGCCGGAGCTGGCGGTGGGCTGTGGCCGGCAGGCGGCCGGAGCGCTGCGCGAACTGCGCCGGCGGGGCAGCAAGGTGGTGCAGATCCTGGACCCGCGCCTGGGCACGCGCCATTGGGACCTGTTGGTGGTGCCCGAACACGACCGCCTGCGCGGCAGCAACGTGCTGACCCTGCTGGGCAGTCTTAACCCGGTGGATGACGACTGGCTTTCGCTGGGGCGTGCGGCGTTCGCCAGCTTCGGCGAGCTGCAGGGGCCGCGTACGGCGTTGCTGGTGGGTGGGCCGACCCCGCATGCGCCGTGGCATGAGCCGGACATGGTGAAGGTGTTCCAGCAGGTGGCTGCGCAGTTGCGTGCGGAAGGTGGCAGTTTGCTGGCGACTACCTCGCGGCGTACGCCGCCGGCGTTGGTGGGGGCGCTGCGCAGTGCGTTCGCCGATGTGCCCGGAGTGATCTGGGGCGACGGCGGCGACGGGGTGAACCCGTACGCGGGGCTGCTGGGCTGGGCGGACCGGGTGGTGGTGTCGCCGGATTCGGTGAACCTGCTGTCTGAAGCCTGCGGCACGCGGTTGCCGGTGGCGGTGGCGCTGGAAAAGCAAGCGCAGGGGCGGATGGTGACGTTCCAGCAGGCGCTGCATGCGCGCGGGCGGTTGCAGTCGCGGTGGTTGGATTGGGCTACGCCCGGGGCGATTGAACCGCTGCGTGAGACCACGCGGGTGGCGGCGCAGGTGAAGGCGGCATTGGGTATCCCGGCTTAA
- a CDS encoding malonic semialdehyde reductase, protein MSNVLNDAALDQLFRTARTQNAFLDKPVEDSQLKALYELVKWGPTAANSSPARFVFVKSAEAKAKLAPALSEGNHDKTLAAPVTVIIGFDEDFHEKLPYLFPHTDAKAWFEGPREGRRESAFRNGSLQGAYLILAARALGLDAGPMSGFDPAKVDEAFFKGTTIKSNFLVNLGYGDSSGLFPRLPRLAFDEAARIE, encoded by the coding sequence ATGTCCAACGTGCTCAACGATGCTGCGCTCGACCAGTTGTTCCGTACCGCCCGTACCCAGAATGCCTTCCTCGACAAGCCGGTTGAAGACAGCCAGCTCAAGGCCCTGTACGAACTGGTGAAGTGGGGCCCCACGGCCGCCAACTCGAGCCCGGCGCGTTTCGTGTTCGTGAAGTCGGCCGAAGCCAAGGCCAAGCTGGCCCCGGCGCTGTCCGAAGGCAACCATGACAAGACCCTGGCCGCCCCGGTCACCGTCATCATCGGTTTCGACGAAGACTTCCACGAAAAGCTGCCGTACCTGTTCCCGCACACCGACGCCAAGGCCTGGTTCGAAGGCCCGCGTGAAGGCCGTCGCGAGTCCGCGTTCCGCAATGGCAGCCTGCAGGGCGCCTACCTGATCCTGGCCGCCCGCGCGCTGGGCCTGGACGCCGGCCCGATGAGCGGCTTCGACCCGGCCAAGGTGGACGAGGCCTTCTTCAAGGGCACCACCATCAAGTCGAATTTCCTGGTCAATCTGGGTTACGGTGATTCTTCGGGCCTGTTCCCGCGGCTGCCTCGCCTGGCCTTCGACGAAGCTGCCCGCATCGAATAA
- a CDS encoding YceI family protein: protein MTVTRKLLLLLPLALTLAIAACSKPAEETAAPAADATPAAAATAPADAAAAPAAAPAAEAIQIASGTYKLDPSHTDVLAQWSHFGFSHPTAHFGNVEGTLVYDSADVTKSTLEVKLPLSGLNSFTAKFDEHLRSADFFDAAKFPAATFKSTKVEAAGTNKLTVTGDLTIKDITKPVTLDVTVNAGGEHPMAKVPAAGFDATTTLKRSDFGVGAYAPNVSDEVNIRITTEATGEKPAA, encoded by the coding sequence ATGACCGTTACCCGCAAACTGCTCCTGCTCCTGCCGCTGGCCCTGACCCTGGCCATCGCCGCCTGCTCCAAGCCGGCTGAAGAAACCGCTGCCCCCGCTGCGGACGCCACCCCGGCTGCTGCCGCCACCGCACCGGCCGACGCCGCTGCCGCCCCGGCCGCCGCCCCGGCTGCCGAAGCCATCCAGATCGCCTCGGGCACCTACAAGCTCGACCCGAGCCACACCGACGTGCTGGCCCAGTGGAGCCACTTCGGCTTCTCGCACCCGACCGCGCACTTCGGCAACGTTGAAGGCACCCTGGTGTACGACTCGGCCGACGTGACCAAGAGCACCCTGGAAGTGAAGCTGCCGCTGAGCGGCCTGAACAGCTTCACCGCCAAGTTCGACGAACACCTGCGCAGCGCCGACTTCTTCGACGCCGCCAAGTTCCCGGCTGCCACCTTCAAGAGCACCAAGGTTGAAGCCGCCGGCACCAACAAGCTGACCGTCACCGGCGACCTGACCATCAAGGACATCACCAAGCCGGTGACCCTGGATGTGACCGTCAACGCCGGCGGCGAGCACCCGATGGCCAAGGTTCCGGCCGCTGGTTTCGACGCCACCACCACCCTCAAGCGCAGCGATTTCGGCGTCGGCGCGTACGCCCCGAACGTCAGCGACGAAGTGAACATCCGCATCACCACCGAAGCCACCGGCGAAAAGCCGGCCGCGTAA
- a CDS encoding siderophore-interacting protein, with protein MALHESKLVRHTVKFRPLQVLRTEEISPCMCRVVIGGEALEGFDSPSPDDHVKLFFPNAEGQFVVPTMTPEGPRYPEGQVPSPARDYTPRWWDLESNELAIDFVMHGDGVASRWAANAQPGDAIAVGGPRGSHITADDFDTYVLFGDETALPAIGRWLETLPEQARAEVYIEIPEAEDRQELPVDGRISVSWLERNGFDAATSTLLEDVLTDFEEPEGDTFYWIATESRRARMMRKYIEGHLAVPKDWIRSKGYWKAHPEHEGD; from the coding sequence ATGGCTCTGCATGAAAGCAAGTTGGTGCGCCACACCGTGAAGTTCCGCCCGCTGCAGGTGCTGCGCACCGAGGAGATCAGCCCGTGCATGTGCCGGGTGGTGATCGGTGGCGAGGCGCTGGAGGGCTTCGATTCGCCCTCGCCCGATGACCACGTGAAGCTGTTCTTCCCGAACGCGGAAGGCCAGTTCGTGGTGCCGACGATGACCCCGGAAGGCCCGCGCTACCCGGAGGGCCAGGTGCCCTCGCCCGCCCGCGACTACACGCCGCGCTGGTGGGACCTGGAAAGCAACGAGCTGGCGATCGACTTCGTGATGCACGGTGATGGCGTGGCCTCGCGCTGGGCGGCCAATGCGCAGCCGGGCGATGCGATTGCGGTGGGTGGGCCGCGTGGCTCGCATATCACCGCCGATGATTTCGACACCTACGTGCTGTTTGGGGATGAGACGGCGCTGCCGGCGATTGGCCGCTGGCTGGAGACGCTGCCGGAGCAGGCGCGGGCGGAGGTGTATATCGAGATTCCGGAGGCGGAGGATCGGCAGGAGCTGCCGGTGGACGGGCGGATTTCGGTGTCCTGGCTGGAGCGGAACGGGTTCGATGCGGCTACCAGCACGCTGCTGGAGGATGTGTTGACCGATTTCGAGGAGCCGGAGGGCGACACGTTCTATTGGATCGCCACCGAGTCGCGCCGGGCGCGGATGATGCGCAAGTACATCGAGGGGCACCTGGCGGTGCCGAAGGATTGGATCCGCTCCAAGGGGTATTGGAAGGCGCATCCGGAGCATGAGGGGGATTGA
- a CDS encoding PadR family transcriptional regulator gives MTASRPATSRPLSRGDLRLLVLSLLAAQPRHGYELIKGISEMFVQVYTPSAGSIYPVLAQFEAAGWVSVLEEAGRKRYQLTALGQAELAAQREEVEAALHRVRHSARAIAKANLPPVVRDAMRELKQALGVHHARWQDDNAAVVAQALSEAAARIRAQGR, from the coding sequence ATGACTGCTTCGCGCCCTGCCACCTCCCGCCCGCTCAGCCGCGGCGACCTGCGCCTGCTGGTGCTTTCGCTGCTGGCGGCGCAGCCGCGCCATGGCTATGAGCTGATCAAGGGCATCAGCGAGATGTTCGTGCAGGTGTATACGCCCAGCGCGGGGTCGATCTACCCGGTGCTGGCGCAGTTCGAGGCGGCCGGCTGGGTGAGCGTGCTGGAGGAGGCCGGGCGCAAGCGCTACCAGCTCACTGCGCTGGGCCAGGCCGAGCTGGCGGCGCAGCGTGAGGAGGTGGAGGCGGCGCTGCACCGGGTGCGGCACAGCGCGCGCGCGATCGCCAAGGCGAATCTGCCGCCGGTGGTGCGCGATGCGATGCGCGAGCTGAAACAGGCGCTGGGCGTGCACCACGCGCGGTGGCAGGACGACAACGCCGCTGTTGTGGCCCAGGCATTGAGTGAGGCCGCTGCGCGGATCCGCGCGCAGGGCCGTTGA
- the aceE gene encoding pyruvate dehydrogenase (acetyl-transferring), homodimeric type has protein sequence MNWLNEVLNNDPNPVETQEWIESLKAVIDVEGPERAHQLLEGMVELTRRSGAYLPFSPTTEYVNTIAPTLEAKSPGNAELEWRIRSIIRWNAMATVVRANRKPGDLGGHIASFASGATLYDVGFNHFWRAPSDNHPGDLLFIQGHSAPGIYARSFLEGRIDEQQLDKFRMEVDGGGLSSYPHPWLMPDYWQTPTVSMGLGPLAAIYQAQFLRYLENRGLIEKSDRKVWCFIGDGESDEPETLGAIALAGREGLDNLIFVVNCNLQRLDGPVRGNGKIIQELEGVFRGGGWNVIKLLWGGYWDALLAKDTNGVLRKLMMETVDGEYQNCKAFGGAYTREHFFGKYPETAAMVAGLSDDDIWRLNRGGHDPHKVYAAYHEAVNTKGMPTVILAKTVKGYGMGSAGEALNPTHQTKKLDDEAVRHFRDRFNIPVTDEQLKDGQVPFYHPGPDSPEVKYLQERRAALGGYLPQRRRKATKSFNAPKLEAYERLLKSSGERSYSTTMAFVQSLNITLRDKELGPHIVPIVADEARTFGMEGLFRQIGIYAPFGQKYKPVDADQLMFYREDQSGQVLQQGISEPGAISSWMAAGTSYSVSNVPMLPFYIYYSMFGFQRVGDIAWQAADMRTRGFLLGGTAGRTTLNGEGLQHEDGHSHLAAGGIPNVRSYDPTFGFEVTVIMQHGTKAMMEDQIDEYYYITLMNENYTHPEMPEGAAEGIIKGMYLLTDAGKPKKGELRVQLMGSGTILREAIEAAALLEKDFGVTADIWSCPSYNELRRDGFDAERWNRLHPEDTQRKAYVTELLEDRQGPVIAATDYVRAYADQIRAFVPATFTVLGTDGFGRSDTRANLRRFFEVDRYYIAHAAIAALAKDGKMTGKDVARAIKQYKIDPEKANPVGV, from the coding sequence ATGAACTGGTTGAACGAGGTGCTGAACAACGACCCGAATCCTGTGGAAACCCAGGAATGGATCGAGTCGCTGAAGGCCGTTATTGATGTCGAGGGCCCTGAGCGCGCGCATCAGCTGTTGGAAGGCATGGTGGAACTGACCCGTCGTTCGGGTGCTTACCTGCCGTTCTCTCCCACCACCGAGTACGTGAACACCATCGCGCCGACCCTGGAGGCCAAGAGCCCGGGCAACGCCGAACTGGAATGGCGCATTCGTTCCATCATCCGCTGGAACGCCATGGCCACCGTGGTGCGCGCCAACCGCAAGCCGGGCGACCTGGGCGGCCACATCGCCAGCTTCGCCTCGGGCGCCACCCTGTACGACGTGGGCTTCAACCACTTCTGGCGCGCCCCCAGCGACAACCACCCCGGCGACCTGCTCTTCATCCAGGGCCACAGCGCCCCGGGCATCTATGCGCGTTCCTTCCTGGAAGGCCGCATCGACGAGCAGCAGCTGGACAAGTTCCGCATGGAAGTCGACGGCGGTGGCCTTTCCAGCTACCCGCACCCGTGGCTGATGCCGGACTACTGGCAGACCCCCACCGTCTCCATGGGCCTGGGCCCGCTCGCCGCCATCTACCAGGCGCAGTTCCTGCGTTACCTGGAAAACCGTGGCCTGATCGAGAAGTCCGACCGCAAGGTGTGGTGCTTCATCGGCGACGGCGAGTCCGACGAGCCGGAAACCCTCGGCGCCATCGCGCTGGCCGGCCGTGAAGGCCTGGACAACCTGATCTTCGTGGTGAACTGCAACCTGCAGCGCCTGGACGGTCCGGTGCGCGGCAACGGCAAGATCATCCAGGAACTGGAAGGCGTGTTCCGTGGCGGCGGCTGGAATGTCATCAAGCTGCTGTGGGGCGGTTACTGGGATGCCCTGCTGGCCAAGGACACCAACGGTGTGCTGCGCAAGCTGATGATGGAAACCGTCGACGGCGAATACCAGAACTGCAAGGCCTTCGGCGGCGCGTACACGCGCGAGCATTTCTTCGGCAAGTACCCGGAAACCGCCGCCATGGTGGCCGGTCTTTCCGACGACGACATCTGGCGCCTCAACCGTGGCGGCCACGACCCGCACAAGGTGTATGCCGCCTACCACGAAGCCGTGAACACCAAGGGCATGCCCACCGTGATCCTGGCCAAGACGGTCAAGGGCTACGGCATGGGCAGCGCCGGTGAAGCGCTCAACCCGACCCACCAGACCAAGAAGCTGGACGACGAAGCGGTGCGCCACTTCCGCGACCGCTTCAACATTCCGGTGACCGACGAGCAGCTCAAGGACGGCCAGGTGCCGTTCTACCACCCGGGCCCGGACTCGCCGGAAGTGAAGTACCTGCAGGAGCGTCGCGCCGCACTGGGCGGCTACCTGCCGCAGCGCCGCCGCAAGGCCACCAAGAGCTTCAACGCACCGAAGCTGGAAGCCTACGAGCGGCTGCTCAAGAGCAGCGGCGAGCGCAGCTACTCCACCACCATGGCCTTCGTGCAGAGCCTGAACATCACCCTGCGCGACAAGGAACTGGGCCCGCACATCGTGCCGATCGTGGCCGACGAAGCCCGTACCTTCGGCATGGAAGGCCTGTTCCGCCAGATCGGCATCTACGCGCCGTTCGGCCAGAAGTACAAGCCGGTCGACGCCGACCAGCTCATGTTCTACCGCGAAGACCAGAGCGGCCAGGTGCTGCAGCAGGGCATCAGCGAGCCGGGCGCCATCAGCTCCTGGATGGCTGCCGGTACCAGCTACTCGGTCTCCAACGTGCCGATGCTGCCGTTCTACATCTACTACAGCATGTTCGGCTTCCAGCGCGTGGGCGACATTGCCTGGCAGGCCGCCGACATGCGTACCCGCGGCTTCCTGCTCGGCGGCACCGCCGGCCGCACCACGCTGAACGGTGAAGGCCTGCAGCACGAAGATGGCCACAGCCATCTGGCTGCCGGTGGTATTCCGAACGTGCGCAGCTACGACCCGACCTTCGGTTTCGAAGTCACGGTGATCATGCAGCACGGCACCAAGGCCATGATGGAAGACCAGATTGATGAGTACTACTACATCACTCTGATGAACGAAAATTACACCCACCCGGAAATGCCGGAAGGCGCGGCCGAAGGCATCATCAAGGGCATGTACCTGCTCACCGATGCCGGCAAGCCGAAGAAGGGCGAGCTGCGCGTGCAGCTGATGGGTTCGGGCACCATCCTGCGCGAAGCCATTGAAGCGGCCGCGCTGCTGGAGAAGGACTTCGGCGTTACCGCCGACATCTGGAGCTGCCCGAGCTACAACGAACTGCGCCGCGATGGTTTCGACGCCGAACGTTGGAACCGCCTGCACCCGGAAGACACCCAGCGCAAGGCGTACGTGACCGAGCTGCTGGAAGACCGCCAGGGCCCGGTGATTGCCGCCACCGACTACGTGCGTGCGTATGCGGACCAGATCCGCGCGTTCGTGCCGGCTACGTTCACCGTGCTGGGTACCGATGGCTTCGGTCGTTCGGACACCCGTGCGAACCTGCGTCGCTTCTTCGAGGTCGACCGGTACTACATCGCGCATGCTGCGATTGCGGCGCTGGCGAAGGACGGGAAGATGACCGGTAAGGATGTCGCCCGGGCTATCAAGCAGTACAAGATTGATCCTGAGAAGGCTAATCCTGTCGGGGTTTGA